In Deltaproteobacteria bacterium, the sequence TGGCGCCGCCGCCGATCTCCGGGGCGTTGGCGTGCACGGTGAAGGTGGCGTCGTCGTTGAACACGATGCGCGCGTTGTACTGCGTGGTGGACAGGTCCTTGATGGCGCAGGCGATGCCGGTGCCGACCTTCTCGCCGGGCCGGGCAAGGGACTCCGGGGCGCGCTCGCCACGGGACGCCTCGAAGCGCTCCAGGCACGCCTGGAACGTCTCCAGGGGGCTGCCGTCCAGCGGCGGTCCGCCGAGCACGTAGCGTTCGCCGGAGCGCAGCAGGTTCTTGCGGCGGAACTCGATGGGGTCGTAGCCCAGCTCGGTGCAGATGTGGTCGGTGTGCGCCTCGCATGCCCAGCCGAGCTGCACGCTGCCGATGCCGCGGAAGGCCCCGGCGGGCACCTTGTTCGTGTAGACGGAGTAGCAGTCGGCGCGCGCGTGCTGCATGCGGTAGGGGCCCACGGCGCGGAACGCGGCCTTGCGCGTGACCTGGATGCCGAAGTCGGCGTAGGCGCCGGTGTCGAGGTAGATCCTGGCCTCGCGGCAGAACAGCGTGCCGTCCTCGCGCAGCCCGGTGCGGATCTCGATCTCGGCCGGGTGGCGCCGGGCCGTGAACGCGGTCTCTTCCATGGACAGGCGAAGCTGCACCGGCACCCCGGCGGCGGCCGCCGCCAGCACGGCGAGGTGCTCCATGCTCACGTGTCCCTTGGAACCGAACCCGCCGCCCACGTAAGGGACCTTCACCGTCACCTGCCCGGGCTCCAACCCGA encodes:
- a CDS encoding xanthine dehydrogenase family protein; this encodes MKYVGRSVRSLDADEKVTGGAVYTADLAVPGMKFARLVSSPHAHARIDGFDLEAARAVPGVHTVITYDGLDLGRLGCIRALKPYGQAVKDRPVLAHEKARFQGEPVAIVVADSETAAVEAAARVEVRYTPLPQVAEMRSAIRGGTLVHDADAVYDTQGADDFEYDYAHNHCGGTHFIEGDPERAFREAARVIEDRFTFPSLFHYPMEPHCAVAMVDDRSVTVHSSSQAPFPVRDELARMFGLEPGQVTVKVPYVGGGFGSKGHVSMEHLAVLAAAAAGVPVQLRLSMEETAFTARRHPAEIEIRTGLREDGTLFCREARIYLDTGAYADFGIQVTRKAAFRAVGPYRMQHARADCYSVYTNKVPAGAFRGIGSVQLGWACEAHTDHICTELGYDPIEFRRKNLLRSGERYVLGGPPLDGSPLETFQACLERFEASRGERAPESLARPGEKVGTGIACAIKDLSTTQYNARIVFNDDATFTVHANAPEIGGGA